One Setaria viridis chromosome 3, Setaria_viridis_v4.0, whole genome shotgun sequence DNA window includes the following coding sequences:
- the LOC117847221 gene encoding uncharacterized protein: MKDSEGTHDFDGSELDKKATSLHNQFLMQLSLYSSNDVIMHRVEIATSPCPDKEVSSAILNLPLKSLKRDATEEEAIRWRLEKNGFPFVLSDSECGDSSYDSCFSEQSSTISTPSTPFTVQSDTQSEDLDRTDIWVSSLDLDAEDSALLPGKEQFLDILDSDFPSPSFSAVRSLQFGPPSSSAGTSQRKEANDSDEPIFWPFERTCYNSPEFDKFLSVSPRRNTMDIGYAEVRQLNPVLQRLHKNKLASAKKSAELHRGTTNSGTKGTKASSQAKIQKAPAVPSRLSRTTKASAPSSHQVPSNCQRRRPPHLKLGAPRRVSAPKLQTDQPLKETGARDTQKLADKKSRIEELIGLDEFDGHEGIGLDSPDYQFSLWLSPKCHDTTIKHEPSA, translated from the coding sequence ATGAAGGACAGCGAGGGGACCCATGATTTTGATGGTTCTGAGCTTGACAAGAAGGCAACTTCACTTCATAATCAGTTCTTGATGCAGTTATCATTGTATAGTTCCAATGATGTCATCATGCACAGGGTGGAAATTGCAACTTCTCCTTGTCCTGACAAGGAGGTTTCATCAGCCATCCTTAATTTGCCACTAAAGAGTCTTAAGCGGGATGCTACTGAGGAGGAGGCGATTAGATGGAGACTTGAAAAGAATGGCTTTCCCTTTGTCCTTTCAGACTCGGAGTGTGGTGATTCTTCATATGATAGCTGTTTCAGCGAGCAGTCATCTACAATCAGTACCCCAAGTACACCATTCACAGTACAGTCAGATACTCAGTCTGAGGATCTTGACAGAACAGATATATGGGTCTCTTCTTTAGATCTTGATGCAGAGGATTCTGCTTTGCTGCCAGGCAAGGAACAGTTTCTTGATATTCTCGATTCTGACTTTCCCAGTCCTTCTTTCAGTGCAGTCAGAAGCCTCCAATTTGGTCCTCCCAGTTCTAGTGCAGGAACATCGCAAAGGAAAGAAGCTAACGACTCTGATGAGCCAATATTCTGGCCATTTGAGCGCACTTGCTACAACAGTCCTGAATTTGACAAATTTCTCAGTGTGTCGCCTCGTAGAAACACAATGGATATTGGTTATGCTGAAGTTCGTCAGTTAAATCCAGTCTTGCAGAGGCTCCATAAGAACAAACTTGCTTCAGCAAAGAAGAGCGCTGAACTGCATAGAGGGACTACCAATTCAGGCACAAAAGGAACCAAAGCCTCCTCTCAAGCGAAGATTCAGAAGGCGCCAGCAGTTCCCTCCAGGTTGAGCAGGACAACAAAAGCGTCTGCACCCTCCAGTCACCAGGTGCCAAGCAACTGTCAGAGAAGAAGGCCGCCTCACTTGAAACTTGGCGCCCCAAGAAGGGTCAGCGCTCCAAAGTTACAGACAGATCAACCTCTTAAAGAGACTGGAGCACGCGACACCCAAAAACTAGCGGACAAAAAGAGTCGGATCGAAGAGTTGATTGGATTGGATGAGTTTGATGGCCATGAAGGCATCGGTTTGGATTCTCCAGATTACCAATTCAGTCTATGGCTGTCTCCAAAATGTCATGATACAACAATCAAGCATGAGCCATCTGCATAG